In Saccharomyces cerevisiae S288C chromosome VIII, complete sequence, a genomic segment contains:
- the RPF1 gene encoding rRNA-binding ribosome biosynthesis protein RPF1 (Protein involved in assembly and export of the large ribosomal subunit; nucleolar protein; constituent of 66S pre-ribosomal particles; contains a sigma(70)-like motif, which is thought to bind RNA), which translates to MALGNEINITNKLKRQEIFADIKHEKNKERHTMRRKRAKEERENPELREQRLKENVTQTIENTRVYDETINKEVEGDEDDLMRYFNSNSNEPPKIFLTTNVNAKKSAYEFANILIEILPNVTFVKRKFGYKLKEISDICIKRNFTDIVIINEDKKKVTGLTFIHLPEGPTFYFKLSSFVEVKKIVGHGRPTSHIPELILNNFQTRLGQTVGRLFQSILPQNPDIEGRQVITLHNQRDYIFFRRHRYVFKDNERVGLQELGPQFTLKLKRLQRGIKEETEWEHKPEMDKEKKKFYL; encoded by the coding sequence ATGGCTCTCGGTAATGAGATAAACATCACAAACAAGCTAAAGAGGcaagaaatttttgctGATATaaaacatgaaaaaaataaagagcGCCATACCatgagaagaaagagagCTAAGGAAGAGAGAGAGAATCCGGAGCTGCGGGAGCAGAGATTAAAAGAGAACGTAACACAGACGATAGAGAACACTAGAGTGTACGATGAGACCATTAACAAGGAAGTGGAGGGAGATGAAGACGATTTGATGAGATACTTCAACAGCAATTCTAATGAGCCACCAAAGATCTTTCTGACCACAAATGTAAACGCTAAGAAGAGCGCTTATGAATTTGCTAACATTTTAATCGAAATTTTACCAAACGTCACATTtgtgaaaagaaaatttggctacaaattgaaggaaataTCTGATATTTGTATAAAAAGGAATTTCACTGACATCGTGATAATCAACGAggacaagaaaaaggttaCTGGCCTAACATTCATACATCTGCCAGAGGGCccaactttttattttaaattatcatcatttgttgaagtgaagaaaattgtCGGTCATGGTAGACCAACTAGCCATATTCCAGAATTGATTCTAAATAATTTCCAGACCAGATTGGGTCAAACAGTAGGTAGGTTGTTTCAGTCCATTTTACCTCAGAATCCTGATATTGAAGGTCGACAAGTTATCACCCTACATAATCAAAGAGATtacattttcttcagaagGCATCGGTATGTCTtcaaagataatgaaagGGTTGGTTTGCAAGAACTGGGTCCACAATTTACCCTCAAGTTGAAAAGATTGCAAAGGGGTATTAAGGAAGAAACTGAATGGGAGCATAAACCTGAGAtggacaaagaaaagaaaaagttttatTTATAG
- the GAR1 gene encoding H/ACA snoRNP pseudouridylase subunit GAR1 (Protein component of the H/ACA snoRNP pseudouridylase complex; involved in the modification and cleavage of the 18S pre-rRNA): MSFRGGNRGGRGGFRGGFRGGRTGSARSFQQGPPDTVLEMGAFLHPCEGDIVCRSINTKIPYFNAPIYLENKTQVGKVDEILGPLNEVFFTIKCGDGVQATSFKEGDKFYIAADKLLPIERFLPKPKVVGPPKPKNKKKRSGAPGGRGGASMGRGGSRGGFRGGRGGSSFRGGRGGSSFRGGSRGGSFRGGSRGGSRGGFRGGRR; the protein is encoded by the coding sequence atgagtTTCAGAGGAGGTAATAGAGGTGGCCGTGGCGGCTTCCGTGGCGGCTTTCGTGGTGGACGTACAGGCAGTGCTAGATCATTTCAACAAGGACCACCAGACACTGTTCTAGAAATGGGAGCTTTTCTACATCCATGTGAGGGTGATATTGTTTGCCGTTCTATCAACACTAAGATTCCATATTTCAATGCGCCAATATATTTGGAAAACAAGACTCAAGTCGGTAAAGTTGACGAAATATTGGGTCCATTAAACGAAGTATTTTTCACTATCAAGTGTGGTGACGGTGTCCAAGCAACCAGTTTTAAAGAAGGTGATAAATTCTACATTGCCGCTGACAAACTATTGCctattgaaagatttttacCTAAGCCTAAGGTGGTAGGCCCaccaaaaccaaaaaacaagaagaagagaagtGGTGCCCCAGGTGGCCGTGGTGGTGCTTCAATGGGTCGCGGTGGTAGCAGAGGAGGTTTCAGAGGAGGCCGTGGTGGTAGTTCTTTCAGAGGAGGCCGTGGTGGCAGTTCTTTCAGAGGTGGATCTCGTGGCGGATCATTTAGAGGAGGATCTCGTGGCGGATCTCGTGGTGGTTTCAGAGGAGGTAGAAGATAA
- the YNG2 gene encoding histone acetyltransferase YNG2 (Subunit of NuA4, an essential histone acetyltransferase complex; positions Piccolo NuA4 for efficient acetylation of histone H4 or histone H2A; relocalizes to the cytosol in response to hypoxia; similar to human tumor suppressor ING1 and its isoforms ING4 and ING5): MDPSLVLEQTIQDVSNLPSEFRYLLEEIGSNDLKLIEEKKKYEQKESQIHKFIRQQGSIPKHPQEDGLDKEIKESLLKCQSLQREKCVLANTALFLIARHLNKLEKNIALLEEDGVLAPVEEDGDMDSAAEASRESSVVSNSSVKKRRAASSSGSVPPTLKKKKTSRTSKLQNEIDVSSREKSVTPVSPSIEKKIARTKEFKNSRNGKGQNGSPENEEEDKTLYCFCQRVSFGEMVACDGPNCKYEWFHYDCVNLKEPPKGTWYCPECKIEMEKNKLKRKRN, from the coding sequence ATGGATCCAAGTTTAGTTTTAGAGCAAACGATACAAGATGTGTCCAACCTCCCATCAGAATTTCGTTACCTCTTAGAGGAGATCGGTTCAAATGATTTGAAGCTcatcgaagaaaaaaagaaatacgaGCAAAAAGAATCACAAATACACAAATTTATAAGACAGCAAGGCTCAATACCGAAACATCCACAGGAAGATGGGCTTgacaaagaaataaaagaatcACTTTTGAAATGTCAGTCTTTgcaaagagaaaaatgCGTTCTGGCGAACACTGCCTTGTTTCTAATTGCTAGACACTTGAATAAGTTGGAAAAAAACATCGCTTTATTGGAGGAAGATGGTGTTCTAGCCCCCGTGGAAGAAGATGGAGACATGGATAGCGCTGCTGAAGCCTCTAGAGAAAGTTCAGTTGTGAGTAACAGTAGCgtgaaaaagagaagagcTGCATCAAGCTCAGGATCCGTTCCACCcactttgaaaaagaaaaaaactagTCGAACATCTAAACtgcaaaatgaaattgaCGTTTCTTCAAGAGAAAAGTCTGTTACTCCAGTGAGCCCAAgcattgaaaagaagattgcaagaacaaaagaattcaaaaacagtAGAAATGGTAAAGGCCAAAACGGTTCCCCTGAAAACGAGGAAGAGGACAAAACTTTATACTGCTTCTGTCAAAGAGTTTCGTTTGGAGAAATGGTTGCATGTGATGGACCCAACTGTAAATATGAATGGTTTCATTATGATTGTGTAAATTTAAAAGAACCTCCGAAAGGAACATGGTACTGTCCCGAATGTAAAATTGAgatggaaaaaaacaaactgaaaagaaaacgtaACTGA
- the MSR1 gene encoding arginine--tRNA ligase MSR1 (Mitochondrial arginyl-tRNA synthetase; mutations in human ortholog are associated with pontocerebellar hypoplasia type 6; MSR1 has a paralog, YDR341C, that arose from the whole genome duplication), whose translation MFGIVYLKNRSLLCKNPFSSYPRYGFMPSFDTQFSNQFRKLEINIGRKRYSSKTLNTKYTDQPEGPIYPLDVLRLDISKALHDISGIDHSLILNALESTNSMDRGDLLLPLPKIKVADPVAVANRWAIELSTHGCIGKVCAKGPFLQFFLDQRYLIQSTVPNILLQKGKYGQKKSRHQKKVVVEFSSPNIAKPFHAGHLRSTIIGGFLSNLYEAMGWSVTRMNYLGDWGRQFGLLAVGFKRYGDEKTLQKQPIQHLFDVYVKINMDLAKEEINGNSKCGISGEARSFFKNLENGDENAIKIWNRFRSLSIHHYIQTYSRLNINFDIFSGESQVSKESMNEALDIFRKNNLVKEIDGALVIDLTQWSKRLGRVVVQKSDGTTLYLTRDVGAAIERKKNLHFDKMVYVISSQQDLYMSQFFMILKKMNFEWAKDLQHINFGMVQGMSTRKGNVVFLDTILDEARDKALQIMENNKMKISQVDNPQRVADLIGVSAIIIQDMKSKRINNYEFNWNRMLSFEGDTGPYLQYTHSRLRSLERTSSDFTTDMLIHADFSNLNEPQLVELVRLLAQYPDVLRRAFETQEPATIVTYLFKVCHQVSSCYKKIWVSGKPADIAIPRLAVYSASRQVLHNAMSLLGLVPVDRM comes from the coding sequence ATGTTCGGGATAGTTTATCTGAAGAATCGCAGTTTACTCTGCAAGAACcccttttcttcttaccCTCGTTATGGCTTCATGCCCTCGTTCGACACCCAGTTCAGCAACCAATTTCGTAAATTAGAAATTAATATTGGACGGAAAAGATACAGCTCAAAAACCTTGAATACAAAATATACTGACCAACCCGAAGGCCCAATTTATCCTTTGGATGTACTACGCCTAGACATCTCAAAAGCACTGCATGATATATCCGGAATAGACCACTCGCTAATACTAAATGCGCTTGAGTCGACAAATAGTATGGATAGAGGTGATCTACTGCTACCTCTTCCAAAGATAAAAGTGGCTGACCCTGTGGCCGTTGCCAACCGATGGGCCATTGAACTAAGCACGCATGGGTGTATTGGAAAGGTTTGTGCAAAAGGGCCATTTCTTCAGTTCTTCCTGGACCAGCGGTATTTGATACAATCAACGGTACCAAATATATTACTTCAAAAGGGGAAATATGGTCAGAAAAAATCTCGTCATCAGAAAAAAGTTGTAGTAGAATTTTCATCACCAAATATTGCCAAACCATTCCATGCAGGCCATTTAAGATCGACTATAATAGGTGGATTCCTTTCAAACTTATATGAAGCAATGGGGTGGTCCGTTACACGTATGAACTACCTAGGAGACTGGGGCAGACAGTTTGGTTTGTTAGCAGTCGGTTTTAAGAGATACGGCGATGAAAAGACGTTACAAAAGCAGCCAATTCAGCATTTATTCGACGTCTACGTTAAAATCAACATGGACCTTGCCAAGGAAGAGATAAACGGAAACTCTAAGTGTGGGATTAGCGGTGAGGCCCgtagttttttcaaaaacttagAAAATGGGGATGAGAATGCCATTAAGATATGGAATAGGTTTCGCTCGTTATCCATCCACCACTATATCCAAACTTATTCACGTTTGAACAttaattttgatatattcTCCGGTGAATCACAAGTGTCTAAAGAATCTATGAATGAAGCCTTAGATATATTTCGCAAAAACAATCTTGTTAAAGAAATAGACGGTGCCCTTGTCATCGATTTAACCCAATGGTCGAAAAGATTGGGCAGAGTTGTTGTACAAAAATCAGACGGAACAACTTTGTACTTGACAAGAGATGTAGGGGCAGCCATAGAGCGTAAAAAGAATCTacattttgataaaatggTGTACGTGATTTCCTCACAGCAAGATTTATACATGTCCCAGTTTTTTAtgatattaaaaaaaatgaattttgaATGGGCAAAAGACTTGCAGCATATAAATTTTGGTATGGTGCAGGGCATGTCGACcagaaaaggaaatgtGGTATTCTTAGATACCATACTAGACGAGGCAAGGGATAAAGCTCTGCAAATTATggaaaataacaaaatgaaaatatctCAGGTAGATAATCCACAGCGTGTTGCAGATTTAATTGGCGTATCTGCTATCATTATTCAAGATATGAAATCAAAGCGTATCAATAACTATGAATTCAACTGGAACAGAATGTTGTCTTTCGAAGGTGACACAGGGCCCTATTTACAATACACACATTCCAGACTTAGATCTTTAGAAAGGACCTCCAGCGACTTTACGACGGACATGCTAATACACgcagatttttcaaatttaaatGAACCACAACTAGTTGAGCTTGTGAGGTTGCTAGCGCAGTATCCAGATGTCCTTAGACGAGCATTCGAAACTCAAGAGCCGGCCACGATTGTAACATATTTATTCAAAGTTTGCCATCAGGTCTCCTCGtgctataaaaaaatatgggTTTCCGGAAAACCTGCAGATATTGCCATACCGCGACTCGCCGTATATTCAGCAAGTAGACAAGTGTTACACAATGCAATGTCGCTTTTGGGACTAGTCCCGGTTGATAGAATGTAA
- the HXT4 gene encoding hexose transporter HXT4 (High-affinity glucose transporter; member of the major facilitator superfamily, expression is induced by low levels of glucose and repressed by high levels of glucose; HXT4 has a paralog, HXT7, that arose from the whole genome duplication) — translation MSEEAAYQEDTAVQNTPADALSPVESDSNSALSTPSNKAERDDMKDFDENHEESNNYVEIPKKPASAYVTVSICCLMVAFGGFVFGWDTGTISGFVAQTDFIRRFGMKHHDGTYYLSKVRTGLIVSIFNIGCAIGGIILAKLGDMYGRKMGLIVVVVIYIIGIIIQIASINKWYQYFIGRIISGLGVGGIAVLSPMLISEVSPKHIRGTLVSCYQLMITLGIFLGYCTNYGTKTYTNSVQWRVPLGLGFAWALFMIGGMTFVPESPRYLVEVGKIEEAKRSIALSNKVSADDPAVMAEVEVVQATVEAEKLAGNASWGEIFSTKTKVFQRLIMGAMIQSLQQLTGDNYFFYYGTTVFTAVGLEDSFETSIVLGIVNFASTFVGIFLVERYGRRRCLLWGAASMTACMVVFASVGVTRLWPNGKKNGSSKGAGNCMIVFTCFYLFCFATTWAPIPFVVNSETFPLRVKSKCMAIAQACNWIWGFLIGFFTPFISGAIDFYYGYVFMGCLVFSYFYVFFFVPETKGLTLEEVNTLWEEGVLPWKSPSWVPPNKRGTDYNADDLMHDDQPFYKKMFGKK, via the coding sequence ATGTCTGAAGAAGCTGCCTATCAAGAGGATACAGCAGTCCAAAATACTCCAGCTGATGCTTTGTCGCCAGTTGAATCCGATTCTAATTCCGCTTTGTCTACTCCATCCAACAAAGCTGAAAGAGATGACATGAAAGATTTCGACGAGAATCACGAAGAATCTAATAACTACGTTGAAATTCCAAAGAAGCCCGCCTCCGCCTACGTTACAGTTTCCATCTGTTGTTTAATGGTTGCTTTCGGTGGTTTTGTTTTCGGTTGGGATACTGGTACCATTTCTGGTTTTGTTGCTCAAACTGATTTTATCAGAAGATTTGGTATGAAGCACCACGATGGTACTTATTATTTGTCTAAGGTTAGAACTGGTTTAATTGTCtccattttcaacattGGTTGTGCCATTGGTGGTATTATTTTAGCAAAATTAGGTGATATGTATGGTCGTAAAATGGGTTTGATTGTCGTTGTTGTCATCTACATTATCGGTATCATTATCCAAATTGCCTCAATCAACAAGTGGTACCAATATTTCATTGGTAGAATTATCTCTGGTTTAGGTGTCGGTGGTATTGCCGTTTTATCTCCTATGTTGATTTCTGAAGTCTCTCCAAAGCATATTAGAGGTACTTTGGTTTCATGTTACCAACTTATGATTACTTTGGGTATTTTCTTGGGTTACTGTACAAACTACGGTACCAAGACCTACACCAATTCTGTCCAATGGAGAGTTCCATTAGGTCTAGGTTTCGCTTGGGCTTTGTTTATGATTGGTGGTATGACATTCGTTCCAGAATCTCCACGTTATTTAGTTGAAGTCggtaaaattgaagaagctAAGCGTTCTATTGCTCTTTCAAATAAGGTCAGCGCAGACGATCCAGCTGTTATGGCTGAAGTCGAAGTTGTTCAAGCTACAGTtgaagctgaaaaattagCTGGTAATGCCTCCTGGGGTGAAATATTTAGCACTAAGACTAAGGTTTTCCAACGTTTGATCATGGGTGCTATGATTCAATCATTGCAACAATTGACAGGTGATAactatttcttctattaCGGTACTACCGTTTTCACTGCTGTCGGTTTGGAAGattcttttgaaacttCTATTGTCTTGGGTATTGTCAACTTTGCTTCCACCTTTGTTGGTATTTTCTTAGTCGAAAGATATGGTCGTCGTAGATGTTTATTATGGGGTGCTGCTTCCATGACAGCTTGTATGGTTGTTTTCGCTTCTGTTGGTGTTACAAGATTGTGGCCAAATGGTAAGAAGAACGGGTCTTCTAAGGGTGCTGGTAACTGTATGATTGTCTTCACATGTTTCTACTTATTCTGTTTTGCCACTACCTGGGCTCCAATTCCATTTGTTGTTAACTCTGAAACTTTCCCATTGAGAGTTAAGTCCAAGTGTATGGCTATTGCTCAAGCTTGTAACTGGATCTGGGGTTTCTTGATTGGTTTCTTTACTCCATTTATTTCAGGTGCTATTGATTTCTACTACGGTTATGTTTTCATGGGCTGTTTGGTCTTTTCTTACTTCTacgtcttcttcttcgttcCAGAAACTAAAGGTTTGACTTTAGAAGAAGTTAACACCTTATGGGAAGAAGGTGTTTTGCCATGGAAATCACCTTCTTGGGTTCCACCAAACAAGAGAGGTACTGACTACAACGCTGATGATCTAATGCATGATGATCAACCATTTTACAAGAAGATGTTCGGAAAAAAGTAG
- the AHT1 gene encoding Aht1p (hypothetical protein; conserved across S. cerevisiae strains; not conserved in closely related Saccharomyces species; multicopy suppressor of glucose transport defects, likely due to the presence of an HXT4 regulatory element in the region) translates to MDCKIKAAGKNSGIFHEGGTKSSKSFLTVFIRSVFPLSPSFPAGGGIWGPMEKKPGGVGKKKGSEKKTAQGNIFFSTERDAGQEKCGILYKHCFSILYGFFWKKADKPKEKTGNGSGLGIVFPIGQKKIPEPADSDIFLPCFRYAAASDFTKAKRFLVEITAVYWVSLEAQPSSASCLFILI, encoded by the coding sequence ATGGACTGTAAAATCAAAGCAGCTGGAAAAAACTCTGGAATTTTTCATGAAGGTGGCACTAAATCGTCGAAGAGCTTCTTGACCGTTTTTATCCGAAGtgtttttcctctttcCCCAAGTTTTCCTGCAGGCGGGGGAATATGGGGCCCcatggaaaaaaaaccgGGGGGGgtgggaaaaaaaaaggggtcagaaaaaaaaactgctCAGGgaaatatcttcttctccaCAGAAAGAGACGCAGGCCAGGAAAAATGTggaatattatataaacattgtttttccattttgtacggatttttttggaagaaagcGGATAAACCGAAAGAAAAAACGGGAAATGGTTCCGGTTTGGGCATTGTTTTTCCTATtgggcaaaaaaaaatcccGGAACCAGCTGACTCggatatttttcttccttgttTCCGCTATGCTGCTGCAAGTGACTTTACGAAGGCCAAGCGTTTCTTGGTGGAAATTACTGCAGTGTACTGGGTTTCGTTGGAGGCCCAGCCTTCATCTGCGTCTTGTTTATTCATTCTCATCTGA
- the HXT1 gene encoding hexose transporter HXT1 (Low-affinity glucose transporter of the major facilitator superfamily; expression is induced by Hxk2p in the presence of glucose and repressed by Rgt1p when glucose is limiting; HXT1 has a paralog, HXT6, what arose from the whole genome duplication) yields the protein MNSTPDLISPQKSNSSNSYELESGRSKAMNTPEGKNESFHDNLSESQVQPAVAPPNTGKGVYVTVSICCVMVAFGGFIFGWDTGTISGFVAQTDFLRRFGMKHHDGSHYLSKVRTGLIVSIFNIGCAIGGIVLAKLGDMYGRRIGLIVVVVIYTIGIIIQIASINKWYQYFIGRIISGLGVGGITVLSPMLISEVAPSEMRGTLVSCYQVMITLGIFLGYCTNFGTKNYSNSVQWRVPLGLCFAWALFMIGGMMFVPESPRYLVEAGRIDEARASLAKVNKCPPDHPYIQYELETIEASVEEMRAAGTASWGELFTGKPAMFQRTMMGIMIQSLQQLTGDNYFFYYGTIVFQAVGLSDSFETSIVFGVVNFFSTCCSLYTVDRFGRRNCLMWGAVGMVCCYVVYASVGVTRLWPNGQDQPSSKGAGNCMIVFACFYIFCFATTWAPIAYVVISECFPLRVKSKCMSIASAANWIWGFLISFFTPFITGAINFYYGYVFMGCMVFAYFYVFFFVPETKGLSLEEVNDMYAEGVLPWKSASWVPVSKRGADYNADDLMHDDQPFYKSLFSRK from the coding sequence ATGAATTCAACTCCCGATCTAATATCTCCTCAGAAATCCAATTCATCCAACTCATATGAATTGGAATCTGGTCGTTCAAAGGCCATGAATACTCCAGAAggtaaaaatgaaagttttCACGACAACTTAAGTGAAAGTCAAGTGCAACCCGCCGTTGCCCCTCCAAACACCGGAAAAGGTGTCTACGTAACGGTTTCTATCTGTTGTGTTATGGTTGCTTTCGGTGGTTTCATATTTGGATGGGATACTGGTACCATTTCTGGTTTTGTTGCTCAAACTGATTTTCTAAGAAGATTTGGTATGAAGCACCACGACGGTAGTCATTACTTGTCCAAGGTGAGAACTGGTTTAATTGTCTCTATTTTTAACATTGGTTGTGCCATTGGTGGTATCGTCTTAGCCAAGCTAGGTGATATGTATGGTCGTAGAATCGGTTTGATTGTCGTTGTAGTAATCTACACTATCGGTATCATTATTCAAATAGCCTCGATCAACAAGTGGTACCAATATTTCATTGGTAGAATTATCTCTGGTTTAGGTGTCGGTGGTATCACAGTTTTATCTCCCATGCTAATATCTGAGGTCGCCCCCAGTGAAATGAGAGGCACCTTGGTTTCATGTTACCAAGTCATGATTACTTTAGGTATTTTCTTAGGTTACTGTACCAATTTTGGTACCAAGAATTACTCAAACTCTGTCCAATGGAGAGTTCCATTAGGTTTGTGTTTCGCCTGGGCCTTATTTATGATTGGTGGTATGATGTTTGTTCCTGAATCTCCACGTTATTTGGTTGAAGCTGGCAGAATCGACGAAGCCAGGGCTTCTTTAGCTAAAGTTAACAAATGCCCACCTGACCATCCATACATTCAATATGAGTTGGAAACTATCGAAGCCAGTGTCGAAGAAATGAGAGCCGCTGGTACTGCATCTTGGGGCGAATTATTCACTGGTAAACCAGCCATGTTTCAACGTACTATGATGGGTATCATGATTCAATCTCTACAACAATTAACTGGTGATAACTATTTCTTCTACTACGGTACCATTGTTTTCCAGGCTGTCGGTTTAAGTGACTCTTTTGAAACTTCTATTGTCTTTGGTGTCGTCAACTTCTTCTCCACTTGTTGTTCTCTGTACACCGTTGACCGTTTTGGCCGTCGTAACTGTTTGATGTGGGGTGCTGTCGGTATGGTCTGCTGTTATGTTGTCTATGCCTCTGTTGGTGTTACCAGATTATGGCCAAACGGTCAAGATCAACCATCTTCAAAGGGTGCTGGTAACTGTATGATTGTTTTCGCATGTTTCTACATTTTCTGTTTCGCTACTACCTGGGCCCCAATTGCTTACGTTGTTATTTCAGAATGTTTCCCATTAAGAGTCAAATCCAAGTGTATGTCTATTGCCAGTGCTGCTAACTGGATCTGGGGTTTCTTGATTAGTTTCTTCACCCCATTTATTACTGGTGCCATCAACTTCTACTACGGTTACGTTTTCATGGGCTGTATGGTTTTCGCTTACTTTTAcgtctttttcttcgttCCAGAAACTAAAGGTTTATCATTAGAAGAAGTTAATGATATGTACGCCGAAGGTGTTCTACCATGGAAATCAGCTTCCTGGGTTCCAGTATCCAAGAGAGGCGCTGACTACAACGCTGATGACCTAATGCATGATGACCAACCATTTTACAAGAGTTTGTTTAGCAGGAAATAA